A portion of the Macrobrachium nipponense isolate FS-2020 chromosome 12, ASM1510439v2, whole genome shotgun sequence genome contains these proteins:
- the LOC135225004 gene encoding dynein axonemal intermediate chain 4-like, giving the protein MQETLAGGYVDACWCPWYTNLLAAVHGGGLHVWDISLSTHAPILTNNLHGAASVAFSPHTRNVIVGDSHGKVSVFHLEGLELSASIFFKYSSAISKLAKFGVVPVNTN; this is encoded by the exons ATGCAAGAG ACACTAGCAGGAGGTTACGTTGATGCATGCTGGTGTCCCTGGTATACCAACCTACTTGCTGCAGTTCATGGTGGAGGATTGCATGTGTGGGATATTTCACTCTCTACCCATGCACCAATACTTACTAATAACTTGCATGGAGCTGCTTCTGTTGCTTTCAGCCCCCACACAAGA AATGTTATTGTTGGTGACAGCCATGGTAaagtttctgtatttcacttaGAAGGCTTGGAACTTTCGGCAAGTATCTTCTTCAAGTATTCATCAGCAATATCAAAACTTGCCAAGTTTGGAGTGGTACCAGTAAACACAAATTAA